The Bos indicus x Bos taurus breed Angus x Brahman F1 hybrid chromosome 13, Bos_hybrid_MaternalHap_v2.0, whole genome shotgun sequence genome includes a region encoding these proteins:
- the LOC113903388 gene encoding isopentenyl-diphosphate Delta-isomerase 1 — MWRALAPARAIGRAASGGGARIGGGARALGRSLKDTPPAVQPTVDGSCLRFPGRRGGWAAMPEVSTDDLDERQVQLMAEMCILVDENDRRIGAETKKNCHLNENIERGLLHRAFSVFLFNTENKLLLQQRSDAKITFPGCFTNTCCSHPLSNPSELEENDAIGVRRAAQRRLKAELGIPMEEVPPEEINYLTRIHYKAQSDSIWGEHEIDYILLVKKNVTLNPDPNEIKSYCYVTKEELEELIGKAAHGEIKITPWFQIIADTFLFKWWDNLNRLNLFVDHEKIHRM, encoded by the exons ATGTGGCGCGCCCTGGCCCCGGCGCGGGCAATTGGCCGCGCGGCCTCGGGGGGCGGGGCTCGGATCGGAGGCGGGGCCCGTGCCTTGGGGCGGAGTCTGAAGGATACTCCCCCGGCGGTGCAGCCTACAGTGGACGGCTCGTGTCTCAG GTTCCCGGGGCGGCGCGGAGGCTGGGCGGCGATGCCGGAGGTGAGCACGGACGACCTGGACGAGCGGCAGGTGCAGCTCATGGCGGAGATGTGCATCCTCGTCGACGAGAACGACCGGAGGATCGGGGCAGAGACCAAGAAGAACTGCCACCTGAACGAGAACATCGAGAGAG GGCTGTTGCACCGAGCTTTCAGTGTCTTCTTGTTCAACACCGAGAACAAGCTGCTGCTGCAGCAGAGGTCTGACGCTAAGATTACCTTCCCAG GGTGTTTTACTAATACTTGCTGTAGTCACCCATTAAGCAACCCAAGTGAGCTGGAAGAAAATGATGCTATTGGAGTAAGAAGAGCAGCACAGAGGCGGTTAAAGGCCGAACTCGGAATTCCCATGGAAGAG GTTCCTCCAGAGGAAATTAATTATCTAACACGAATTCACTACAAGGCTCAATCTGATAGTATCTGGGGAGAACATGAAATTGACTACATTTTGTTGGTAAAGAAGAATGTGACCTTGAATCCAGACCCCAATGAGATTAAAAGCTATTGCTACGTAACAAAGGAAGAATTAGAAGAACTTATAGGAAAGGCGGCCCATGGTGAAATTAAGATAACCCCATGGTTTCAAATTATTGCAGATACTTTTCTCTTTAAGTGGTGGGATAACTTAAATCGTTTGAATCTGTTTGTtgaccatgagaaaatacacaGGATGTAA